The following are encoded together in the Candidatus Methylomirabilis oxygeniifera genome:
- a CDS encoding conserved membrane protein of unknown function (Evidence 4 : Homologs of previously reported genes of unknown function) — MDTDVLVMGGLTILMIAWALTKGKDLPLQGIQAGFGLLREVWLPLLFGFCLAGLFEVLVPRELLVKWMGKESGVQGILLGWLVGLLMPGGPYIVFPLAASLFREGMGVGPLLTFITAKALLSPIRLFTWEVPFLGWAFVMARTLPSLFLPPIVGMIGQRLYALFLRS, encoded by the coding sequence ATGGATACCGACGTCCTTGTGATGGGGGGGCTGACCATCCTGATGATTGCGTGGGCCTTGACGAAAGGGAAGGATCTGCCCCTGCAGGGTATTCAGGCCGGATTCGGGCTGCTCCGGGAGGTCTGGCTGCCGCTGTTGTTCGGTTTCTGTCTGGCCGGCCTCTTCGAGGTGCTCGTTCCCCGGGAGCTGCTGGTCAAATGGATGGGTAAGGAGTCCGGCGTGCAGGGCATCCTGCTCGGGTGGCTGGTGGGTCTGCTGATGCCCGGCGGGCCGTATATCGTCTTCCCTTTGGCCGCGTCGCTCTTCAGGGAAGGAATGGGGGTCGGGCCGCTACTCACCTTTATCACGGCGAAGGCGCTTCTGTCGCCGATTCGATTGTTCACGTGGGAGGTCCCGTTTCTGGGCTGGGCCTTTGTCATGGCCAGGACACTTCCCAGCCTGTTCCTGCCACCGATTGTCGGCATGATCGGCCAGCGTCTGTACGCCCTGTTTCTCCGATCGTAG
- a CDS encoding putative response regulator in two-component reguatory system, sigma54 dependent transcriptional regulator (Evidence 3 : Function proposed based on presence of conserved amino acid motif, structural feature or limited homology; Product type pr : putative regulator), translating into MNPSTLLIVDDERTLARSIKLFMTEQGYEAEVAENADRALELLDRLRPDLVFLDVCLPGQSGMELLSRIKEFDRNIAVIIMTAYGSIEGAVEAVKLGAFDYIKKPVDLDELKMLADRACESARLRQELSYYRERDVRERPYMGIIGKCAAMCEIVARIQQIAALEDSPPILITGETGTGKGLVARTLHRHSRRASRAFIEINCTALPATLMEAELFGYERGAFTDAKESKMGLFEAADGGFLYLDEVGDTELALQGKLLRAVEERVIRRVGGLRDRRVDVTIVAATHRDLETEVKAARFRKDLYYRLAVITIDLPPLRERDEDILLLATHFLETFNAKYGKAIRTIDNRAARTLLEYSWPGNIRELSHVIERAVLWSHGDRLSIDQLSLAPVPPSTSPDLLSTAGLVPGALPREGIDLEAWERSLVELALRDSGGNQTKAARLLRLSRDTLRYRLKKFGLSRP; encoded by the coding sequence ATGAACCCCTCGACTCTGTTAATTGTGGACGATGAGCGCACCCTGGCTCGCTCGATCAAGCTGTTCATGACCGAACAGGGGTACGAGGCGGAAGTGGCTGAGAACGCCGACAGGGCGCTGGAGCTGCTGGATCGCCTCCGTCCGGACCTGGTCTTTCTGGATGTCTGCCTGCCGGGCCAAAGCGGCATGGAGTTGCTGAGCAGAATCAAAGAGTTCGACCGCAATATTGCCGTCATCATCATGACCGCCTACGGCTCCATTGAGGGAGCGGTGGAGGCGGTCAAGCTGGGAGCGTTCGACTACATTAAGAAACCGGTCGACCTTGATGAACTGAAGATGCTGGCCGACCGGGCGTGTGAGAGCGCACGGTTGCGACAGGAGCTCTCCTATTACAGGGAGCGGGACGTCCGGGAGCGCCCCTACATGGGGATTATCGGGAAGTGCGCGGCCATGTGCGAGATCGTTGCTCGGATCCAGCAGATTGCCGCGTTGGAGGACTCCCCCCCCATTCTGATCACAGGGGAGACGGGGACCGGAAAAGGGTTGGTGGCGCGCACACTGCACCGCCACAGTCGGCGGGCGTCACGCGCCTTCATCGAGATCAACTGCACGGCGCTCCCAGCCACGCTGATGGAGGCGGAACTGTTCGGATACGAGCGCGGGGCGTTTACCGATGCGAAGGAATCGAAGATGGGTCTGTTCGAGGCGGCTGATGGAGGCTTCCTCTACCTGGACGAGGTGGGCGACACCGAACTCGCCCTTCAAGGCAAGCTGCTTCGCGCCGTCGAGGAACGGGTCATCCGTCGGGTCGGGGGGCTACGGGATCGGCGAGTGGATGTCACGATTGTAGCTGCCACCCATCGGGACCTCGAAACCGAGGTCAAGGCCGCTCGATTTAGAAAAGACCTCTACTATCGGCTTGCCGTCATCACCATCGATCTGCCGCCATTGCGCGAGCGCGACGAGGATATCTTGCTGCTCGCCACCCACTTTCTGGAGACGTTCAACGCCAAGTACGGTAAGGCGATTCGCACGATCGACAACCGGGCCGCCCGAACCCTCCTTGAGTATTCGTGGCCCGGCAACATTCGGGAGCTGAGCCACGTCATCGAGCGTGCCGTCCTGTGGAGCCACGGGGATCGGCTGTCGATCGATCAGCTCTCTCTGGCCCCTGTGCCGCCGAGCACGTCGCCGGACCTCCTGTCGACTGCCGGTCTTGTTCCTGGGGCGCTCCCGCGGGAGGGGATCGACCTGGAGGCGTGGGAACGGTCGTTGGTGGAGCTGGCGTTACGGGACAGCGGCGGCAATCAGACGAAGGCCGCCAGGCTGCTTCGCCTCAGTCGAGACACGCTTCGTTATCGGCTTAAGAAGTTCGGCCTATCCCGGCCCTGA
- a CDS encoding putative Histidine kinase (Evidence 3 : Function proposed based on presence of conserved amino acid motif, structural feature or limited homology; Product type pe : putative enzyme), translating to MKFQRKLLLGFALMVVPVLLIGVQAVWNNREERAALRALGESMARTRTYAELETVLFRQSRQVWGFLTGIDHEAQAEFFRLEPEIQERLRQWKLTLTPDELDLATDVEQIHTQMFDVGKQIIFLYQGGQRSAALALANTEIKSRLLPALSAKNKEIYGAARAHSLQRAYARLEEILQAEQRLLSLIILLSLALGVAASILISRGLARPIHQLKAAMEVVGAGHLDHEVAVRSKDEIGELAQAFAGMTENLKRSHKAMAHLNDELEAKIKKLEETQAQLIQSEKLASIGEMSAAVAHGLRNPLASLRAAAQVTLHHVGDERVAQEHLKMVIAEVDRLDRRISHLLAFSRPGPFRPLPEQLSRLIDDLLPAFAAPLKDRDIRLEIDLQNNLPDVYVDPIQVEQALGEIFSNALDAMPEGGSVTIRGYRRPDNGQPGCVVLQIADTGNGIATQVLPSVCDPFFTTRAEGTGLGLAIAKRYVVQNGGSLDIASTPGVGTTVSITLPTSSGNRDRTT from the coding sequence ATGAAGTTCCAACGTAAATTGCTGCTTGGCTTCGCGCTTATGGTTGTGCCTGTCCTGCTGATCGGCGTACAGGCCGTGTGGAATAATCGGGAGGAACGAGCAGCCCTCAGAGCGCTTGGCGAAAGCATGGCGAGAACTCGGACATACGCCGAGCTCGAAACGGTTCTGTTCCGCCAGAGCCGCCAAGTCTGGGGGTTTCTCACCGGGATAGATCACGAGGCGCAGGCAGAGTTCTTCCGGCTGGAGCCGGAAATCCAGGAGCGCCTCCGCCAGTGGAAGCTGACGCTGACACCCGACGAACTGGACCTCGCCACAGACGTCGAGCAGATTCATACTCAGATGTTCGATGTCGGCAAGCAAATCATCTTCCTGTACCAGGGCGGACAGCGGAGCGCGGCGCTGGCCCTGGCCAACACGGAGATAAAAAGCCGACTCCTGCCCGCCCTCAGTGCGAAGAATAAGGAGATATACGGCGCTGCCCGTGCCCACAGCCTGCAACGGGCCTACGCCAGGCTTGAGGAGATCCTGCAAGCGGAGCAGCGCCTGTTATCGTTGATTATCCTACTGTCGTTAGCCCTCGGGGTCGCCGCCTCGATTCTGATCTCCAGGGGACTGGCGCGGCCGATCCATCAACTGAAGGCGGCCATGGAGGTCGTCGGGGCAGGCCACCTGGATCATGAGGTAGCGGTTCGCTCGAAAGACGAGATCGGCGAGTTAGCCCAGGCATTCGCCGGGATGACCGAGAACCTGAAACGTTCCCACAAGGCCATGGCCCACCTTAATGACGAGCTGGAAGCGAAGATTAAGAAACTGGAAGAGACCCAGGCACAACTTATCCAATCTGAAAAACTGGCATCCATCGGCGAGATGTCCGCCGCAGTTGCTCACGGCCTGCGCAATCCCCTGGCGAGCCTTCGAGCTGCAGCTCAGGTGACTCTGCACCACGTGGGCGATGAACGTGTGGCGCAGGAGCACCTGAAGATGGTCATTGCCGAGGTGGACCGACTGGACCGCCGCATCTCTCATCTGCTCGCCTTCTCCCGCCCCGGCCCTTTTCGTCCCCTGCCGGAACAACTCTCGAGGTTGATCGACGACCTGTTACCCGCCTTCGCCGCGCCGCTCAAGGATCGTGATATTCGACTTGAGATCGACCTGCAGAACAACCTGCCGGACGTCTATGTCGATCCGATTCAGGTGGAGCAAGCGCTTGGCGAAATATTCTCGAACGCCCTCGATGCCATGCCTGAGGGAGGGTCTGTTACGATCCGTGGGTACCGCCGACCCGACAACGGTCAGCCCGGATGCGTGGTCCTCCAGATCGCCGATACCGGAAATGGGATCGCCACACAGGTCCTCCCGTCGGTCTGTGATCCATTCTTCACGACGAGGGCGGAAGGAACCGGTCTTGGCCTCGCCATCGCAAAACGGTATGTGGTGCAGAACGGCGGATCACTGGACATCGCCAGCACACCGGGAGTCGGAACCACAGTGAGCATCACACTACCGACCTCATCGGGCAACCGGGACAGGACAACATGA
- a CDS encoding protein of unknown function (Evidence 5 : No homology to any previously reported sequences): protein MMRDRLGLNSPVCFTEQANSQARQAVHRSGMMLRTFAIPTSVYAERVKTFFI from the coding sequence TTGATGCGAGATCGGCTGGGGTTAAACTCGCCGGTGTGCTTCACGGAGCAGGCCAACTCACAGGCCCGGCAGGCGGTACATCGTTCGGGGATGATGCTGAGAACCTTCGCCATTCCAACCTCCGTCTACGCTGAACGGGTTAAGACCTTCTTCATCTAA
- a CDS encoding Iron-sulfur cluster-binding protein; potential subunit of aldehyde oxidoreductase, translating into MAKVLSIIPERCTACRACELACSVKHTGEFNPSRSRIKVSIFLEEAVYIPTACTQCTEAWCAKICPTTAILRNDDYMAYYVVDDKCVGCKMCVLACPFGAIELYADHGKAEKCDLCLSIDGDPECVKFCTPKALLFTDEDEGPKAKQAATARRLKEALQEAAG; encoded by the coding sequence ATGGCGAAGGTTCTCAGCATCATCCCCGAACGATGTACCGCCTGCCGGGCCTGTGAGTTGGCCTGCTCCGTGAAGCACACCGGCGAGTTTAACCCCAGCCGATCTCGCATCAAGGTCAGTATCTTCCTTGAAGAGGCGGTCTACATCCCCACTGCCTGCACTCAGTGCACCGAAGCCTGGTGCGCGAAGATCTGCCCCACCACCGCTATCCTTCGCAACGATGATTACATGGCGTACTACGTGGTCGACGACAAATGCGTCGGCTGCAAGATGTGCGTTCTGGCCTGTCCGTTTGGGGCGATAGAGCTGTATGCCGACCACGGCAAGGCCGAGAAGTGCGATCTCTGCCTCTCGATCGACGGCGATCCGGAATGCGTAAAGTTCTGTACGCCGAAGGCGCTACTCTTTACCGATGAGGACGAGGGACCTAAGGCGAAGCAGGCGGCAACCGCCCGTCGGCTGAAGGAGGCCTTACAGGAGGCGGCAGGCTGA
- the aor gene encoding Tungsten-containing aldehyde ferredoxin oxidoreductase — MGWTGTILRVNLSSGSVAKEPLDRHLARAYIGGRGLATKILYDEIDPTLDPLGPANKLILATGPLTGTNAPTGGRYMVVTKSPLTGAIACSNSGGYIGAEMKYAGYDLVIVEGKAPHPVYLWVNNDQVELRDAAHVWGRSTHETEDTLRAATSAEAKICSIGPAGETLSLTAAVINDKHRAAGRSGVGAVMGSKNLKAVVFRGTQSVKVAHPQAFMQACLLAVAKLKADHGSGEGLPTYGTPGIVNVINAHGFMPTNNFQFGQFAGADKISGETIHDQILIRNKGCFACTIACARVTEVKAGTFKGSGEGPEYETVWGLGAMTGVDDLAAVTKAGYLCNELGMDTIEAGVAIATAMELFERGYIPEREIGRPLRFGDADALVEMTEKLGRGDGFGAILALGGARLAERYGHPELFMGVKRQAFAAYDGRGAQGIGLGYATSNRGACHLRGYTIAAEVFGVPHKMDPFTTEGKAALAKSSQDATAFVDSTGTCVFTTFALGPADLHAMLELATDAGYTVEEVLTIGERIWNLERLFNLRAGLSAKDDTLPHRILKEPIPAGPAKGKVARLGEMLPEYYRLRGWDPQGVPTQEKLKDLGLYPTP; from the coding sequence ATGGGCTGGACCGGGACGATCCTCAGAGTCAACCTGAGCAGCGGCAGCGTGGCGAAGGAGCCCCTGGACCGCCATCTCGCCAGGGCGTACATCGGCGGTCGCGGCCTGGCGACGAAGATCCTGTACGATGAGATCGACCCGACGCTCGATCCGCTTGGGCCGGCTAATAAACTGATCCTCGCCACCGGCCCGCTCACCGGCACGAACGCCCCGACCGGCGGCAGATATATGGTGGTGACCAAGTCGCCGCTCACCGGCGCGATCGCCTGCTCCAATTCCGGCGGGTACATCGGAGCCGAGATGAAGTACGCCGGGTACGACCTGGTGATTGTGGAGGGGAAGGCGCCGCATCCGGTGTATCTCTGGGTTAACAACGATCAGGTAGAGCTTCGGGACGCCGCCCACGTTTGGGGGCGGTCCACGCACGAGACCGAGGACACCCTTCGAGCGGCCACCAGCGCCGAGGCTAAGATCTGCAGCATCGGGCCGGCGGGGGAGACGTTGAGCCTGACCGCCGCCGTGATTAACGACAAGCATCGGGCTGCAGGGCGCTCCGGGGTAGGCGCGGTGATGGGATCGAAAAACCTGAAGGCCGTCGTCTTCCGGGGTACCCAGTCGGTGAAGGTCGCGCACCCCCAAGCGTTCATGCAGGCCTGCCTCCTGGCCGTGGCGAAGCTCAAGGCAGACCATGGTTCGGGAGAAGGTCTGCCGACGTACGGCACGCCAGGGATTGTGAACGTCATTAACGCCCACGGCTTCATGCCGACCAACAACTTTCAGTTCGGTCAGTTTGCCGGCGCCGACAAAATCAGCGGCGAGACCATCCATGACCAGATCCTGATCCGGAACAAGGGCTGCTTTGCGTGTACCATCGCCTGCGCGCGGGTCACTGAGGTCAAGGCCGGAACGTTCAAGGGGTCGGGCGAGGGGCCGGAGTACGAGACCGTCTGGGGCCTTGGCGCCATGACCGGTGTGGACGATCTGGCTGCCGTCACCAAGGCCGGCTATCTCTGCAATGAGCTGGGGATGGATACGATCGAGGCAGGGGTGGCCATCGCTACCGCTATGGAGCTGTTCGAGCGGGGCTACATCCCGGAGCGTGAGATCGGCCGCCCACTTCGGTTCGGCGATGCGGATGCGCTGGTGGAGATGACGGAAAAGCTGGGCAGGGGAGATGGGTTTGGCGCGATTCTGGCGCTAGGCGGCGCGCGGCTCGCCGAGCGGTACGGCCACCCTGAACTGTTCATGGGGGTCAAACGGCAGGCGTTCGCCGCGTATGACGGGCGAGGGGCTCAAGGGATCGGACTGGGGTATGCGACCTCTAACCGGGGTGCTTGTCACCTGCGCGGCTACACCATCGCGGCTGAGGTATTCGGTGTTCCGCACAAGATGGATCCCTTCACCACCGAGGGGAAAGCGGCGCTTGCCAAATCGTCCCAGGACGCCACCGCCTTTGTCGATTCGACCGGCACCTGCGTATTCACTACCTTTGCCCTGGGACCAGCGGATCTGCACGCCATGTTGGAGCTGGCGACGGACGCCGGCTATACGGTGGAGGAAGTTCTCACGATCGGCGAGCGGATCTGGAACCTGGAGCGGCTCTTTAACCTCAGGGCCGGCCTCAGCGCCAAAGACGACACCCTGCCTCATCGCATCCTGAAGGAGCCGATTCCAGCGGGACCGGCCAAGGGGAAGGTGGCCCGCCTCGGCGAGATGCTCCCGGAATACTATCGCCTTCGAGGCTGGGACCCGCAAGGTGTGCCGACGCAAGAGAAACTGAAGGATCTAGGCCTCTACCCCACACCCTAA
- a CDS encoding putative MoaD (Evidence 3 : Function proposed based on presence of conserved amino acid motif, structural feature or limited homology) — protein MAEVRFLGAIRRVAGKSSFGTDAGTVEELLEALRRVMSPAFQKFVFEGEKLRQDVDVLVNDRNIALLDGLKTALTPFDQVTLRINGARGFPCSPARTEIA, from the coding sequence ATGGCTGAAGTACGCTTCCTTGGCGCGATCCGAAGAGTTGCGGGAAAGTCATCGTTTGGGACCGATGCCGGGACGGTGGAAGAACTCCTGGAAGCGCTGAGGCGGGTCATGAGCCCCGCGTTCCAGAAGTTCGTATTTGAGGGGGAAAAGCTCCGGCAGGATGTCGATGTCCTGGTCAACGACCGGAATATCGCGCTTCTCGACGGCTTGAAAACAGCACTCACCCCATTCGACCAGGTGACGCTACGCATCAATGGCGCCAGAGGATTCCCCTGTTCACCGGCCCGGACCGAGATAGCATGA
- a CDS encoding conserved protein of unknown function (Evidence 4 : Homologs of previously reported genes of unknown function), with translation MGVSKEASIEVGRVREIWRYPVKSMIGERLDRGYVGTKGLWGDRGWAIRGEATGEIHNAKRHPILMQCRAIYREEPRADHIPHVEITLPDGATVSSDSPAASQRLSELIGRHVTLRPVQPGADTAYYRRREPGAALFGRLWAYRSARRLLQRLILRGPAEKELRAVFGLEPEDPLPDLSGVPPVAWEFYTPPGTYFDLFPIHVLTTSTLQLMSQLNPAANWDVRRFRPNVLVDTKPTNGAIENDWVGRTMRIGDVVVKGELPAIRCAMPMHAQADLPRDPSVLRTIVRKADQSLGLYASIIEAGSVATGDPVELVPRSAT, from the coding sequence GTGGGGGTGAGCAAGGAGGCGAGCATCGAGGTTGGGCGCGTCCGCGAGATCTGGCGATACCCGGTGAAGTCTATGATCGGCGAGCGGCTCGATCGCGGTTATGTGGGCACGAAAGGATTATGGGGCGATCGTGGTTGGGCGATTCGAGGCGAGGCAACCGGGGAGATTCATAACGCCAAGCGCCACCCCATCCTGATGCAGTGCAGAGCGATATATCGCGAAGAACCACGTGCCGACCACATTCCGCACGTGGAGATCACGCTACCCGACGGCGCCACCGTCTCCAGCGATTCGCCGGCCGCCTCGCAGCGCTTGTCGGAACTGATCGGACGGCACGTTACCCTCCGTCCGGTGCAGCCGGGCGCAGACACGGCGTATTACCGTAGGCGCGAGCCGGGCGCTGCCCTGTTCGGCCGGCTGTGGGCGTATCGGTCGGCTCGCCGTCTGCTGCAACGACTCATCCTTCGCGGCCCGGCCGAAAAGGAACTGCGGGCGGTGTTCGGGCTCGAACCCGAGGACCCGTTGCCCGATTTGTCCGGCGTTCCTCCAGTCGCGTGGGAATTCTACACGCCGCCGGGCACGTATTTTGATCTTTTCCCGATTCACGTACTGACAACGTCAACGCTACAGTTGATGTCGCAGCTCAATCCGGCCGCCAATTGGGATGTCAGGCGATTCAGGCCCAATGTGCTGGTGGACACCAAGCCGACGAATGGAGCCATAGAGAACGACTGGGTTGGCCGGACGATGCGCATCGGCGATGTCGTCGTCAAGGGGGAACTGCCCGCGATCCGTTGTGCGATGCCGATGCACGCCCAGGCCGATTTGCCGCGCGATCCATCGGTGCTGCGAACGATTGTCCGTAAAGCGGATCAGTCTCTAGGGCTGTACGCGTCGATCATCGAGGCGGGCAGTGTCGCCACGGGCGATCCGGTAGAACTTGTGCCCCGTTCAGCGACTTAG
- a CDS encoding putative FAD-dependent pyridine nucleotide-disulphide oxidoreductase (Evidence 3 : Function proposed based on presence of conserved amino acid motif, structural feature or limited homology): MGEFHQIIIGASAAGLAAVEAIRRVDKDCPITVVSKEPMPLYSRVGLTHFISREVGYDGMRMRDDDYFERMRVRDLMGVAALAVDPTARRVALSNGENLAYDNLLVASGSHAVMPPIPGTNLQGVYTCITNVDAKQIDEAIPRANAAVVIGAGLIGIQVVDAFAHRGLNTTVIEQMPHIMPAMADPVSAAMAEEALREAGVTVRCGVRATELLSKDGCVTGVKVEGGEVFPCQLLVMAAGVAPNLDFLSGTGVSMNRGLVVDAYQRTSLDGIYAAGDVAETVDMFSGERVVNAIWPEALNQGRIAGLNMTGVATPYEGSMAMNVTSVLQTPVVSLGAWNLQPGDRYEIREVRDDGRRAYRKLAFDGEQLVGAMLVGRFEDAGILHNMIRSRTTFTLQPDHLAPDTVRWGTVLRAIHKAGRV, encoded by the coding sequence ATGGGTGAGTTTCATCAGATCATCATCGGAGCCAGCGCGGCAGGCCTCGCAGCCGTCGAAGCGATTCGGCGAGTGGACAAGGACTGCCCGATTACGGTCGTCTCGAAGGAGCCGATGCCGCTCTACTCGCGGGTTGGCCTTACCCACTTCATCTCCCGAGAGGTCGGCTACGACGGGATGCGGATGCGGGACGATGACTACTTCGAGCGGATGAGAGTGCGGGACCTGATGGGCGTGGCCGCTCTCGCCGTCGATCCCACTGCTCGCCGTGTCGCGCTGAGCAACGGCGAGAACTTGGCCTACGACAACCTGCTGGTGGCATCCGGCTCTCACGCCGTTATGCCACCGATCCCAGGGACGAATCTCCAAGGCGTCTACACCTGCATCACCAACGTCGATGCGAAACAGATCGACGAGGCGATCCCCCGGGCGAACGCGGCTGTCGTGATCGGTGCGGGCCTGATCGGGATCCAGGTCGTCGATGCTTTCGCCCATCGCGGCCTGAATACAACCGTCATCGAACAGATGCCGCACATCATGCCTGCCATGGCCGATCCGGTCTCCGCCGCGATGGCGGAGGAGGCGCTTCGGGAAGCCGGGGTGACGGTCAGGTGCGGTGTCAGAGCTACGGAATTGTTGAGCAAGGACGGTTGCGTCACCGGCGTAAAGGTTGAAGGTGGCGAGGTGTTTCCATGCCAGCTCCTGGTCATGGCGGCCGGTGTCGCGCCTAACCTCGACTTTCTCAGCGGAACCGGTGTGAGCATGAACCGCGGGCTGGTAGTGGATGCCTATCAGCGAACGAGCCTGGACGGGATCTATGCGGCCGGCGATGTCGCCGAGACTGTCGATATGTTCAGCGGCGAGCGAGTGGTGAACGCTATCTGGCCTGAAGCGCTGAACCAAGGAAGGATTGCCGGGCTGAACATGACTGGGGTCGCCACGCCGTACGAGGGGTCGATGGCGATGAATGTGACCTCGGTCCTGCAGACCCCGGTCGTGTCATTAGGCGCGTGGAATTTACAGCCTGGTGACCGGTATGAGATCCGGGAGGTCCGCGACGACGGAAGGCGAGCCTACCGTAAGCTGGCCTTCGATGGGGAACAGCTTGTGGGCGCGATGTTGGTGGGCAGGTTCGAGGATGCCGGGATTCTCCACAACATGATCCGAAGCCGGACCACCTTTACCTTGCAGCCGGACCACCTGGCTCCGGACACCGTCCGCTGGGGAACGGTATTGCGAGCCATCCACAAGGCCGGTAGAGTGTGA
- a CDS encoding ThiamineS protein produces the protein MKVEVSLFGTLAQYLPRGTQGRTVIMDCPDGVTVGQVIDQIGIPKPYPTMILVNGIHADPDTQLQEGDLLALFPPLAGGSLIALAGRPSCS, from the coding sequence GTGAAGGTCGAGGTGTCGTTGTTCGGGACGCTGGCTCAGTACCTGCCGAGAGGGACTCAGGGCCGCACGGTCATCATGGACTGTCCCGACGGGGTCACGGTCGGGCAGGTGATCGACCAGATCGGCATCCCAAAGCCGTACCCCACGATGATCCTCGTCAACGGCATCCACGCCGACCCGGACACTCAACTTCAAGAAGGCGATCTTCTCGCTCTGTTCCCACCCCTGGCCGGCGGGTCACTCATCGCCTTGGCCGGAAGGCCGAGCTGCTCGTAA
- the Nudt gene encoding Bis(5'-nucleosyl)-tetraphosphatase [asymmetrical] (Diadenosine 5',5'''-P1,P4-tetraphosphate asymmetrical hydrolase) (Diadenosine tetraphosphatase) (Ap4A hydrolase) (Ap4Aase) (Nucleoside diphosphate-linked moiety X motif 2) (Nudix motif 2) → MAREISAGVILFRRTPEPHYLLLHYESGHWDFPKGHIEPGEDAQQTAMRELKEETGISDLSFVDGYKQSLRYFFRQKGIGIFKLVIYFLAETDWSEVSLSDEHIGFDWLPYDLAMSRLTFKNSQDLLAQAHEHLRAARPSGQGDE, encoded by the coding sequence ATGGCACGCGAGATCTCGGCAGGGGTAATCCTGTTTCGGCGGACGCCGGAACCGCACTACCTGCTGCTCCATTACGAATCAGGCCACTGGGACTTTCCAAAGGGCCATATCGAACCTGGCGAAGACGCGCAACAAACGGCCATGCGCGAGTTGAAGGAGGAGACCGGAATCTCCGATCTCAGCTTTGTAGACGGCTACAAACAGTCGCTCCGATATTTTTTCCGTCAGAAAGGGATCGGAATCTTCAAGCTCGTCATCTACTTCCTCGCAGAAACAGATTGGTCCGAGGTCAGCCTCTCCGATGAACATATCGGCTTCGACTGGCTTCCATATGACCTCGCTATGAGCCGGTTAACCTTCAAGAATTCCCAGGATCTCCTGGCGCAGGCCCATGAACACTTACGAGCAGCTCGGCCTTCCGGCCAAGGCGATGAGTGA
- a CDS encoding protein of unknown function (Evidence 5 : No homology to any previously reported sequences) gives MNSRSVSCPPFKVYGINLVVRMLREPPDSLTIHCPRGASIRYGQVVMAGDGFDEGSNSFREMPPLEAIVAFEEASEGVEGHYFYRNNEEYRILSLDSIIIAFPQP, from the coding sequence ATGAACAGCAGGTCGGTTTCATGCCCGCCGTTTAAGGTCTATGGCATCAATCTGGTGGTCAGGATGCTTCGGGAACCGCCGGATAGCCTGACGATTCACTGTCCGCGTGGCGCCTCCATCAGATACGGCCAGGTCGTGATGGCCGGCGACGGTTTTGATGAAGGGTCCAATTCCTTTCGGGAGATGCCTCCGCTTGAAGCGATTGTCGCCTTCGAGGAGGCCTCCGAAGGCGTAGAAGGGCACTATTTCTACCGGAACAACGAGGAGTACCGAATCCTTTCGCTGGATTCGATCATCATCGCCTTCCCTCAGCCATAG